One Alteromonas sp. KC3 DNA segment encodes these proteins:
- a CDS encoding L-threonylcarbamoyladenylate synthase — protein MNTDTPTLAFPDDISRAATLIQAGECVAIKTETVYGLAADATNERAVAKIFEAKARPASNPLIVHIASAADMAKWAKDIPDIAFELANAFWPGPLSILLKKQYWVLDAVTGGQDTVVLRCPASKDFISLIQASGTGLAAPSANRYKFISPTTAAHVLTSLNGRIAAVVDGGSAEVGIESTIIDVTQDVPTILRPGPIDDVMLERALGRKVRYASNLGITVPGSAKQHYQPDTPVFLLSTEELERRGLRSNEGVISYSQPRLAGHLDDDCHIQLSDNASEYSAQFYAALHQLDKLALSCIYLESTPTSTPWIAINNRIGRVVAG, from the coding sequence ATGAATACAGACACACCTACATTAGCCTTTCCTGACGATATCAGTCGAGCTGCAACGCTTATTCAGGCTGGAGAGTGCGTCGCGATTAAAACAGAGACCGTATATGGGTTAGCTGCGGATGCGACCAACGAGCGTGCAGTAGCGAAGATATTTGAAGCCAAAGCGCGTCCCGCTTCTAACCCACTAATCGTACATATTGCAAGTGCCGCTGATATGGCGAAATGGGCCAAAGATATTCCGGATATCGCTTTTGAGCTAGCCAATGCCTTTTGGCCTGGTCCACTGTCAATATTGCTCAAAAAGCAATATTGGGTATTAGACGCGGTGACGGGGGGGCAGGACACTGTAGTGCTTAGATGCCCAGCAAGTAAAGACTTCATTTCTCTAATACAGGCATCGGGAACGGGTCTGGCTGCGCCATCGGCCAATCGATATAAATTCATAAGCCCGACTACCGCGGCACATGTTTTGACGTCGCTCAATGGACGCATAGCAGCAGTTGTTGATGGCGGTAGTGCCGAAGTTGGCATTGAATCAACCATTATTGATGTAACTCAGGATGTGCCGACAATTTTGCGTCCTGGCCCCATTGACGATGTAATGCTTGAACGTGCATTAGGGCGCAAAGTGCGTTATGCGTCCAATTTAGGTATTACAGTGCCAGGTAGTGCCAAGCAACATTACCAACCAGATACGCCTGTGTTCTTACTATCAACAGAAGAACTTGAGAGAAGAGGGCTCAGATCCAATGAGGGTGTCATTAGCTATTCACAGCCACGTTTAGCTGGGCATCTAGACGACGATTGTCATATTCAACTTTCTGACAACGCCAGTGAATACAGTGCCCAATTCTACGCTGCACTGCATCAATTAGATAAACTCGCGCTGTCGTGCATTTATCTAGAAAGTACGCCAACCAGCACACCGTGGATAGCGATTAATAATCGTATTGGACGTGTAGTGGCAGGTTAG
- a CDS encoding LysR family transcriptional regulator, protein MNYHHLYYFWRVANTGNLTQVANEIHLSQSAISAQLKQFQENMGVALLIRKGRSLVLTPQGKQVLAYADEIFSKGEELENLINKGLPSQLSHISIGVLSNLSRNFVESFTLPLINDKFATFSLQTGSLDSLLEGLSSFRFDIILTNHNVELGQQNGIWHSELVSRQAIEIIGPSKPKRARKFPQSYADASWVLPSQNSEIRSAFSIACAKVQYAPKIKAETNDMAMLRLLARDSGAFSVMPSVVVRDEVANGLLHVQQSLPDAYEHFYAVTLAKKKVPPHVQNIIDNAKNSEHFVTQPLFS, encoded by the coding sequence ATGAACTACCATCATCTGTACTATTTTTGGCGTGTAGCGAATACAGGCAACCTCACTCAAGTTGCTAATGAAATTCACTTATCTCAATCTGCCATTTCAGCTCAGCTTAAGCAGTTTCAAGAGAATATGGGAGTAGCACTACTTATTCGCAAAGGCCGCTCATTGGTGCTTACACCGCAAGGAAAGCAAGTACTTGCCTATGCCGATGAAATATTCTCAAAGGGTGAAGAACTTGAGAACCTAATCAATAAAGGGCTACCTTCACAGTTAAGTCATATTTCGATTGGCGTACTTTCAAACCTTTCGAGAAATTTTGTCGAAAGCTTCACTCTGCCATTGATCAACGACAAGTTTGCGACCTTTTCGCTACAAACCGGTAGCTTAGACTCGTTGCTTGAAGGGTTATCAAGCTTTCGCTTCGACATTATCTTAACCAATCACAATGTCGAATTAGGCCAACAAAACGGTATTTGGCACAGTGAATTAGTTTCTCGCCAAGCTATTGAAATTATTGGCCCGTCTAAGCCCAAACGCGCGCGAAAATTCCCGCAAAGTTATGCAGATGCCTCGTGGGTTTTACCTTCTCAAAACAGTGAAATACGTTCGGCGTTCAGTATTGCCTGTGCCAAGGTACAATACGCACCAAAGATTAAAGCGGAAACTAACGATATGGCTATGCTACGTCTACTGGCTCGTGACAGCGGCGCTTTTTCGGTGATGCCTTCCGTTGTAGTACGTGATGAAGTGGCCAATGGGCTGCTACATGTGCAACAAAGCCTGCCTGATGCCTACGAACACTTTTATGCCGTTACATTAGCAAAGAAAAAAGTGCCACCTCATGTGCAAAACATTATCGACAATGCCAAAAATAGCGAACATTTCGTTACGCAGCCACTGTTTAGCTAA
- a CDS encoding NADH-quinone oxidoreductase subunit L, with product MSSQTSSFLLVLLPLFWTLMSWFSGPRNTFFSKLYIERIAIWGSIILFAISLVVGFIENNTANVSSMLVTLSPLKSAVILTVVAIGVILMRFSRNYFVGEACYPRFLKWMQLTLASVVITILANHLIVFWFGWLAVSLSLHNLLLLYPDRPRAIVAAHKKFILARTSELFMAGAFALLYLAFDTLYINQIVNALVQTSLINSDALSSTQQEYTELAACCIAIAALIKCAQLPAHGWLINIVEAPTPVSALLHAGVINLGGYLLLAFAPLIAFHASAQWILAVGAGLSVLFSALAMTTRVTVKVRLAWSTSSQMGLMLVECALGLYSLALIHLVAHSFYKAYAFLNSGSAVFEALEDDISAHRTPQFADWLNALFVTSLIVLASFSFAEYQGPLSPWLLITLAFTAYIATRTANSDQTQLYVLVGISIVLISVYSTAKDMVTRYLFAHFPAPASMLSTIDIWVASLIAALFVIHIAMQTFGHKPAVQRFKQLLFAGLYLDEWFTKITLKVSPISLRKRSTTKQTSASVTHIGGK from the coding sequence ATGTCGTCACAAACCAGTTCATTTCTGCTTGTTCTATTACCGCTGTTTTGGACTTTAATGTCGTGGTTCAGCGGGCCAAGAAACACATTTTTTTCAAAGCTTTATATTGAAAGAATAGCAATATGGGGCAGTATTATTTTGTTTGCTATTTCACTTGTTGTTGGATTTATCGAGAACAACACTGCAAATGTAAGTTCCATGCTGGTTACCCTCTCTCCATTGAAGTCAGCCGTTATTTTAACGGTGGTAGCAATTGGCGTAATTCTTATGCGCTTCTCGCGCAATTACTTTGTCGGTGAAGCATGCTACCCGCGTTTCTTAAAGTGGATGCAACTTACTCTTGCGTCAGTGGTTATTACTATACTAGCTAATCACCTCATCGTTTTCTGGTTTGGCTGGCTGGCAGTAAGTTTGTCGTTGCATAACCTACTTTTATTATATCCCGACCGTCCCCGCGCCATCGTTGCAGCACATAAGAAATTTATTTTAGCCAGAACCTCTGAATTGTTTATGGCCGGCGCATTTGCGTTACTTTACTTGGCTTTTGATACGCTTTACATCAACCAAATTGTCAATGCACTTGTGCAAACCTCGTTAATCAATAGTGACGCACTGAGTAGTACACAGCAAGAGTATACTGAGCTTGCGGCTTGCTGTATTGCCATAGCAGCACTCATAAAATGTGCACAACTTCCAGCGCATGGATGGCTAATTAATATTGTTGAAGCGCCAACACCCGTTAGTGCACTACTTCATGCCGGTGTCATTAATTTAGGCGGGTATTTGTTATTAGCTTTTGCCCCACTCATTGCCTTTCATGCTTCTGCACAATGGATCTTAGCCGTTGGTGCTGGTTTAAGTGTGTTATTTAGTGCGCTCGCCATGACCACGCGCGTAACGGTAAAAGTTCGCTTGGCGTGGTCTACGTCGTCGCAAATGGGTTTAATGTTGGTTGAATGCGCCCTTGGCCTGTATTCTCTTGCGCTTATTCATTTGGTTGCGCACTCATTCTACAAAGCGTATGCCTTCCTAAATTCTGGTTCGGCGGTCTTCGAAGCGCTAGAAGATGATATTAGTGCCCATCGAACGCCACAGTTTGCAGATTGGTTAAATGCACTGTTTGTTACATCACTTATTGTGTTGGCCAGCTTTTCATTTGCTGAATATCAAGGGCCGCTAAGCCCATGGCTGCTTATCACGCTAGCCTTTACGGCCTACATCGCCACACGCACAGCGAATTCAGATCAAACACAGTTGTACGTTCTAGTAGGCATTTCTATTGTGCTCATTAGCGTATATAGCACAGCAAAAGACATGGTAACCCGCTACCTTTTTGCGCATTTCCCAGCGCCTGCTTCTATGTTGTCAACTATCGATATCTGGGTTGCCAGTCTAATTGCCGCGCTTTTTGTTATTCACATCGCAATGCAAACCTTCGGACATAAACCTGCAGTTCAGCGATTTAAACAATTGCTTTTTGCAGGCCTATACCTAGATGAATGGTTCACGAAAATCACCTTGAAAGTGTCGCCTATTTCACTTCGCAAACGCAGTACAACCAAGCAGACCTCAGCGTCAGTTACTCACATTGGAGGCAAGTAA